The Candidatus Melainabacteria bacterium DNA segment TCAGCAAGAGCTGGGTTTTTGGGTAGTAGAGAACCATGCAAATAAGTACCAAAAACATTTTTGTATCTGGCTCCTTCAAAACCATCCTCACTATTGTTTCCATTGCCTCTTATTATTTTTGCTAATGGTTTAAGGTTTTTACCTAGATAAGTTTTCCCGCTGTGATTTTCAAAACCTACCAACATAAATTTTGATTCAGTTTCTTCGCATAATACATTTCCAATCATTCTTTTTTTACCACCTACAGTATAAAGATCAAGTGCACTAATTCCTTTAAGCTCTAAGTCAGTATTAGTTTTATAATAACTTCCAAGTAATTGGTAACCTCCACATATAACAAGAAACACTGCATTATTTTCAATTGCAGAAATCAGGTCATCTTTTTTCTTTTGGAGATCATCTGAAACCAAGATTTGTTGTTCATCTTGTCCGCCACCCATAAAATATATGTCGTACTTTTTATAATCAACTTTTTCTCCAATACTAATTGGAGAAATGTTTAAAACAATATCTCTTGCTTTGCACCTTGCAAGCAAAGTTAATACATTGCCACGATCTCCATAGATGTTTAAAAGTTTTGGGTAGAGATATGCTAATTCTAATGACAACAATGACATTGTTATATAATAATTTATGTTGTAGGAAAGAGGTAATCAAAATGACAGATGCAATAAAAAAAGCAATCAAACTATATAAAGGTAGCAAAAAGAAATGCGGTGATTTTACAAAATGGTCTGACAAGCAAGTATTAAGTATTAGAGATAAAATGCGGGGAATTGCAAAGAAAAATCGTGGTAAATGGACTCTTGAATTTTATGAGTCATTGCAGTTAATAAATAAAGAAAGCTTAAAAAGAAAACTTACACAAAAGACAGCATGACATCAAGAAGAAGAGATATGGGCTCTGACATTGATCAGGTTTTAAATGGACAACTTGAAATAAATAAATTTTGTGCTACAAGAAATGTTAGCCCAAGAACAGCATTTGTTTGGTGTCTAGAGCGCTGTAAGTCAGAAGAAGAACATGACAAAGTAAAAAAGTGGATGAAAGAATATTTTGAAAAGGAGACAGGCCTCTTGTAATGCTATTGCAACAGGAATGAGGAAACCTCATCCTTACTGATCTGCCAATTATTAAAATCACAAACAGCAATTCCATCTTTACATTCAGCAGCTTCTCCATCACTTATACAACTTGGACTGTCATCACTACCAAGACATTTGGCAATTTTTCCCGAGGAGCAAGTGATAACCAGTTTATTTTTGTTAGTGTCAAAGTTACATATTACTCTTTCTATGCAAGCTATAAAAATATTTTCATCTGTAGCTCTTGTTCCATAAGATAAATCAATACAAGCTGGAGATGAATTTACATCACAATCAGGACTAAAACGATTTTTTTCTTCGTGAATTCTTGGGTTTGAGACTAAACATACAGGTGTTTCATTCTGTACACATAAAACTTTATTTTTTTCACAAAATGGTGACACTGAGTATTGTAATTGGGCACAGGCCATGGTGCAAGTGAAAATGGTTCCACAAAAAAGACGTATGAAAAGTTTTATCACTGTCCTCATGATTTTGCTCTCTACTTTAGTTATCGATCTTTTAACTTAGTTCTTTAAGGTAAAAATTTAATTAATGGGTAACCCTCTTTTTATTAGACAGCACAGATTTTTGCTGTAGCTTCAATTTGCTTTTGAATAATTTCTTGGATCCCTCTTCGGGCTAATTTTATGATTTCACTCACAATATTTTCTTCAAATGGTTTTCCCTCAGCAGTCATTTGAAGCTCAATAATTTTCCCTGACTGATTCATTACAATATTACTGTCAACTTCAGCTTGTGAATCTTCTGAGTATGAGAGATCTAATAAAACTTCTTTGTTTACAACACCAGCACTAACAGCAGCAACTGGTTCTAGTAATGGGATTTTTAAAATCAATCCTCTCTTTTTTAAATTTTCAAGTGCCTTATATATTGCTACATATCCACCACAGATACTAGCTACTCTTGTAGATGCATCGGCACTAATTACATCAGCATCAATTGTTATAGTTCTTTGGCCGATTGCATTTAAATCAAATGCAGCTCTTAAGCTTCTTCCAATAAGTCTTTGAATTTCACTAGTGCGGCCAGAAGGACGCCCTTTGTTTACTTCTCTTTGGTATCTTGGATTAGTTGAGCCAGGTAAAAGAGAATATTCAGCAGTCAGCCATCCTTTATTTGTTCCTTCTAAAAATGGCGGGACTTTATCTTCAATCATTGCAGTAACTAAAACCTTGGTATCGCCAAGTTCTACTAAGACAGAACCATGGGCTTTCTTTGAGAAGTTACAGGTAAACTTTAGTGGTCTTAGTTCATCATTTTTTCGATCATCGCGTCTTGTCATAGATTTTTATTTTAGCAGTACCAGCAAGAAACTGACAAAACAATTCTTAGAATCAGATTCCTAATCTTGTTTTAGTGTTCTTCCCTAAAGAAATATTAGGTGGCTTAATGAATCTATAACCTAAAAAATTTATATTATGGGTATAACCATGTTAGAGGGTTAGAAAATTAAAAAAATTACAAAGAGGTAAGTGTCATGATTTACAATCCAATTTTTGAAGAAGAAAAAGAAAGAAAAAATGAGCTCAAGCAATTAAAGAAAGAAATAAAACGGCGTGCTCGTCATGACTCTATGAAAGAAACCATTGACCGTGTATATCATCTTCTTCAAAAAAAACCAATACTAACTATTGCAACATTGTTTCACCCTTTAGCTTCACTTGTTAAGTCTGTAAGAACAAAAGAGGTGTAGAGGCGTATTGCAATACGCCTTAGGCTGCTACAGTATACAAAGTCTCGGCATCAGTAGTGTGTTCATCTGCACGCCTTGCAATAGTACTTGCAACTTGTACGCCGTTAATTTTTTCTTCTTCACCAGCCCCAATAAAATACCTGCCGTTTGCTGTGTCATATCCAGCAGCAACTAAGTCTTTGTGAAGCCCAAACCATGGGAGTATAAGATAGAGGACGCCAGAAAAGGCCTGACCTAGACCAGCTCTTATGTAGTCGATTTTAATATCTTTCCCATTTAATGTTCTTGTAATTCGTTGTAATCCATCTGGATTAGTTGCAACTTGTAAACCTTTTAAAATAATTCCAATTGCTGGTATAGCTGTTGCAAATGGAATAGCAAAATATTTACCAAACCAATTAAACCCGTCTTCAGCTTCAGCCTTTACTCTTCCAACAGTTGCTCCTACTACTGCACCAATACCACTTAAAGCTCCTACTGTTGCCATTAAGTGACCTACACTAGGTACAGTCCAATAAAGTATTCCATTTTTATCAGATTTTCTTTTTTCTAATAAACCAGCTAACCTTGGCTCGTTAATTACATCACCAACCATCTTGAATGGAGTCAATAACATGCTTACAGCTTGGCCAATTG contains these protein-coding regions:
- a CDS encoding glutamine amidotransferase encodes the protein MLSLELAYLYPKLLNIYGDRGNVLTLLARCKARDIVLNISPISIGEKVDYKKYDIYFMGGGQDEQQILVSDDLQKKKDDLISAIENNAVFLVICGGYQLLGSYYKTNTDLELKGISALDLYTVGGKKRMIGNVLCEETESKFMLVGFENHSGKTYLGKNLKPLAKIIRGNGNNSEDGFEGARYKNVFGTYLHGSLLPKNPALADKIIRLALEQKKLEVPNIDLDDSLENAAHDRAVNLRY
- the rph gene encoding ribonuclease PH, yielding MTRRDDRKNDELRPLKFTCNFSKKAHGSVLVELGDTKVLVTAMIEDKVPPFLEGTNKGWLTAEYSLLPGSTNPRYQREVNKGRPSGRTSEIQRLIGRSLRAAFDLNAIGQRTITIDADVISADASTRVASICGGYVAIYKALENLKKRGLILKIPLLEPVAAVSAGVVNKEVLLDLSYSEDSQAEVDSNIVMNQSGKIIELQMTAEGKPFEENIVSEIIKLARRGIQEIIQKQIEATAKICAV